atccagattagggctggcatatcgtgtatacccgtacacgaCACGACACGGTAAGACATGATACACGAAATCctatacacgaacacgacacgatatacacgaaGTTTACCTGTTAACACGACTGTTCGACTATTATACaagaaaattacctgttaatacctgttaacacgaacaCAACATGCTATCTGAGAGTTACAAATGGAGTTTAGgggttttatttttttgaattgaatgaggaatgaaaatagaaaggaattaaggaacccacacgcacatggctgatgagttttatttaatttaatttcttatcgtgtactagcgggtattaacaggtaaacaagtatttaacctgtttatacacgaaaattaacaggtaatctcgtgtctacctgtttggtacacgatacctgtgaaggccatacacgatacctgttaacttcgtgtaggttcgtgtcgtgtattcgtgtaaaattgccagccctaatccagatgcggaaaaagaaacctttggacgaaagtcgcaaaactagccaaacctcagggacgaaaatgacattttactcttgtTAAAATCTTTGGAAGTATTAATAGGGACCAAATTCAAGCTAATGTTttttaagaccatgtgtagtcgggcgttttttttttttaaatttcaaaaataacGCCCAAAAACGCCTCCCCACCCATTACATAGGGcgttattttgtattttttttgaaaaaaaaaggagCCCGGCGTTTTATATAAAACGCTCAAAGATACAAGTGGTCCAAGTGGGCTGACCAATGGGAAGGAGTATTTGGTCCAAGTGGGCTGACATGGTCTGACCGAAAAGCTTtttaaataagtttttttttttttttttaatgattggaaggggcattatttgggcattattcccactacgccacttttgcaataacgccccatgctgactgggatgacacgtgtcggataatgccccatggtgggggcattatttttcttaaccactacacatggtccaAGTATTTGACATATTATATGTTAGGATTCAGTTTTTGACAAGGAACAGTTATGTGAGTGATTAGGTCCAGAACTGCTATCGACTTCGGAGGGAGGTACTGAGTGGAACCAAGGGCCCAATACCAAAGCCCAAAGAGAACTGGCCCAGGCTATCCAGCCCATTCAACAGCCATCTTGGTGAAACACTAGAAGAAGCAGCCGTTGCGGCTGCCTATAAAGTCGCAGAAGCAGAAAACAAGTCGTTTGTGGCGGCAGAAGCTGTCAAAGAAGCTGAAAGGGTCTCCAAAATGGCTGAAGATACTGAAGCTTTTCTACAGCTGGCCAAAGAGGTCTACGAAAGATGTAATATTTCATGTCCCTTGTTCTCCAAATTTGGTACCGGGTAACCCGTACTGGATTGAACTAAATTCGTTTATCTGGTTTACGATTTTAGGACTGATTTAGTTGTATTCAGTTCTTGGTTCATTATTCGTAATATTCTGGTTTTGGTTCCCGACGAACATTCCTATTATTATTGACTGGTTTTCTGAACTTATTTGGCAGGTTCGCGTGGTGAAGTGGTGATGGTGGCATAGAGCGATCAATGATGATGAGCTTTCGTGAATGTGTTTGTTTTGATCATTAGTTAGGCTGTTCCATATCATGAAAATGGTAGTTTGTATAAAATTTAAGTTGGTTTACAATGCTTTTAAGTTAATGGTGAATGTGGATGCCTTTTGTAGCTATCGTTTTTCATGGTTTTGAGAATTTTCATTATAAAGTTTCAACTATAGAGTAAAAAACACTTGAAAAAATTGATACAAAAATTTGTCTTGAGGTTTAAAACGTTATTAATCTTTCGGTGCAACAAACATCCTTTAATCTTAATTATTCTTTTCACTTGTATAACTATTTCTTTGATATATGCTAGTTGCACAAATTAAGATTTGACGTGCATGCGAGATGCTAACATAACCAGAACATAAAGCTTGCTAAATTCACGAGAATCCGACTGGAAATGTAACATAACTTGTTCGTGAATGACATGTTTTGTTTGTAACAAGCAACATAAACTTTCCTGCCATGTTTGGCACCACCGAAGACTATGGTGCCTTTTTGACGTTGCGATTAACCACCATCCAGTGTTGTGGGAGGCAAAAAAGAAAATGATGGTGGCGGTGAGAGACGGTAAGCAATGGCAAAAAGTCACCTCTATGGACAACTTAGACTATGTGTTGTGGTAAAAAATCCAATTCGGATACTATAGAATCGAGTTTTATAGACCTTCAAACCATATATAATCTGATCTAGATTTTCACAATCCAAGTTTCTGACAATCGTTTTGCTTATTCGTATCGAATTTGTGCATAATAATTACTTACGTTGAAAAAGAAAAGTTACTTCGTATAATTTTCGAATAGATTAAGATATTAAgattagagttaattgctcggatggtccctgtggtttcacgttttttcacgtttagtccccacattttgaaaatagcatgtatgctccctatggtttgtcattttgttactcggatagtcccccaatatttactctggggactatccgagtaacaaaatgacaaaccatagggagcatacctgctattttcaaactaactgaaatctactcagggactatccgagtaacaaaatgacaaaccatagggagcatacctgctattttcaaaaggtgaggactaaacgtgaaaaaagttgaaaccacagggaccatccgagcaattaactcttaaGATTATTTATAAATTAGGTTTTTTTTCAAAAAGACCAGTAATTGCTATTTTATTAATAGAAAGATTATTTCATCGTCTTCATTTTTATTATTATCGTCTTTTTTAATGCatcataattatatatattatctgGAGATAATTACTCAATACTATAATTTACATCATTTTTAGGTATAGAGgtgttgtacattatgctttgggagtttttttaaatgattttttttacttttaacataaAACTATTTGATTCTTTactttttaacccaaaactatttgattTTATACTTTTAACCataaaacttttcatctttacttttaacccaCAACTATttggtttttttacttttaaccctaaAACTTTTCATAtcttgcaatttaacttcacaagtTTTTTACTTTCAGCTTTGGTCTTCCATACATTTTTCGCAAAATTTTCGTTTTACATTCCCTtcaaaattttgcaagttaacacagcgcaacatgcgtgtgtgattaacgtttttacgtcgtctattttttcacgtttgacaggttcatcgtagcGCGCGAATCCTacatcgacttagttattcttttatatgttttatttttcggtttaatttcttcgtatTAACACGCCACAACTTCAATGTTGGTG
The sequence above is drawn from the Helianthus annuus cultivar XRQ/B chromosome 12, HanXRQr2.0-SUNRISE, whole genome shotgun sequence genome and encodes:
- the LOC110893729 gene encoding telomere repeat-binding factor 5; protein product: MGNRAALAAGATNERLPRQAEKQGRRYNAMIYDALSTLKDPNGSSTSAIVCFIEKRHEVPPNFRRLLTARLRRLVAQEKLEKVQNCYRLRREVLSGTKGPIPKPKENWPRLSSPFNSHLGETLEEAAVAAAYKVAEAENKSFVAAEAVKEAERVSKMAEDTEAFLQLAKEVYERCSRGEVVMVA